Proteins encoded together in one Urocitellus parryii isolate mUroPar1 chromosome 3, mUroPar1.hap1, whole genome shotgun sequence window:
- the Rpl36 gene encoding large ribosomal subunit protein eL36 — MALRYPMAVGLNKGHKVTKNVSKPRHSRRRGRLTKHTKFVRDMIREVCGFAPYERRAMELLKVSKDKRALKFIKKRVGTHIRAKRKREELSNVLAAMRKAAAKKD; from the exons ATGGCTCTGCGCTACCCCATGGCCGTAGGCCTCAACAAGGGCCACAAGGTGACCAAGAACGTGAGCAAGCCGAGGCACAGCCGCCGCCGAGGG CGCCTGACCAAGCACACCAAGTTCGTGCGGGACATGATCCGCGAGGTGTGTGGCTTCGCCCCCTACGAGCGTCGGGCCATGGAGCTGCTCAAGGTCTCCAAGGACAAACGGGCCCTCAAGTTCATCAAGAAAAGG GTGGGAACACACATCCGGGCCAAGAGGAAGCGAGAGGAGCTGAGCAACGTCCTGGCCGCCATGAGAAAGGCAGCTGCCAAGAAGGACTGA
- the Hsd11b1l gene encoding hydroxysteroid 11-beta-dehydrogenase 1-like protein isoform X3, with translation MKVLLLTGLGALFSAYYWDDNFEPARLQGARVLLTGAAGGAGVGEELAYHYARLGSHLVLTAQAEALLQKVNFLSYVQLTKLALPSLTDSKGSLVVVSTLLGRVPVSFSTPYSAAKFALDSFFGSLRRELDVQDVNVAITMCVLGLRDPASTVEGVRGFMRAKASPGPKAALAVIRGGATRASCVFYPWRLHLLCLLRGWLPHPRAWFIRQDLNISAVAA, from the exons ATGAAGGTGCTGCTCCTCACGGGGCTGGGGGCCCTGTTCTCCGCCTACTACTGGGACGACAACTTTGAGCCAG CCCGTCTCCAGGGAGCCCGCGTGCTGCTGACCGGGGCTGCGGGCGGCGCTGGTGTTGGTGAGGAGCTGGCCTATCACTACGCCCGCCTGGGCTCCCACCTGGTGCTCACTGCCCAGGCCGAGGCCCTCCTGCAGAAG GTGAACTTCCTGAGTTATGTGCAACTGACTAAGTTGGCGCTGCCCAGCCTGACTGACAGCAAGGGCTCGCTGGTGGTGGTGTCCACGTTGCTCG GCCGTGTGCCCGTGTCCTTCTCCACCCCCTACTCAGCGGCCAAGTTCGCGTTGGACAGCTTCTTCGGCTCCCTGCGGAGGGAGCTGGATGTTCAGGACGTGAATGTGGCCATCACCATGTGCGTCCTGGGCCTCCGGGATCCGGCCTCCACTGTGGAGGGAGTCAG GGGCTTCATGAGAGCCAAGGCGTCCCCGGGACCCAAGGCGGCCCTGGCTGTGATCCGAGGTGGTGCTACACGAGCCTCCTGTGTCTTCTACCCGTGGCGCTTGCACCTGCTCTGTCTGCTGCGAGGCTGGCTGCCGCACCCGAGGGCCTGGTTCATTCGCCAGGACCTCAACATCTCTGCAGTTGCAGCCTGA
- the Hsd11b1l gene encoding hydroxysteroid 11-beta-dehydrogenase 1-like protein isoform X1 gives MKVLLLTGLGALFSAYYWDDNFEPARLQGARVLLTGAAGGAGVGEELAYHYARLGSHLVLTAQAEALLQKVVGNCRKLGAPKVFYIAADMASPEAPERVVQFALDKLGGLDYLVLNHLGGLPAGMQARSAQATHWLVQVNFLSYVQLTKLALPSLTDSKGSLVVVSTLLGRVPVSFSTPYSAAKFALDSFFGSLRRELDVQDVNVAITMCVLGLRDPASTVEGVRGFMRAKASPGPKAALAVIRGGATRASCVFYPWRLHLLCLLRGWLPHPRAWFIRQDLNISAVAA, from the exons ATGAAGGTGCTGCTCCTCACGGGGCTGGGGGCCCTGTTCTCCGCCTACTACTGGGACGACAACTTTGAGCCAG CCCGTCTCCAGGGAGCCCGCGTGCTGCTGACCGGGGCTGCGGGCGGCGCTGGTGTTGGTGAGGAGCTGGCCTATCACTACGCCCGCCTGGGCTCCCACCTGGTGCTCACTGCCCAGGCCGAGGCCCTCCTGCAGAAG GTGGTGGGGAACTGCCGGAAGCTGGGCGCCCCCAAGGTCTTCTACATCGCCGCGGACATGGCCTCCCCCGAGGCGCCCGAGCGCGTGGTGCAGTTTGCGCTGGACAAGCTGG GGGGTCTGGACTACCTCGTGCTGAACCACCTCGGCGGCCTTCCGGCCGGCATGCAAGCCCGCAGCGCCCAGGCCACGCACTGGCTCGTGCAG GTGAACTTCCTGAGTTATGTGCAACTGACTAAGTTGGCGCTGCCCAGCCTGACTGACAGCAAGGGCTCGCTGGTGGTGGTGTCCACGTTGCTCG GCCGTGTGCCCGTGTCCTTCTCCACCCCCTACTCAGCGGCCAAGTTCGCGTTGGACAGCTTCTTCGGCTCCCTGCGGAGGGAGCTGGATGTTCAGGACGTGAATGTGGCCATCACCATGTGCGTCCTGGGCCTCCGGGATCCGGCCTCCACTGTGGAGGGAGTCAG GGGCTTCATGAGAGCCAAGGCGTCCCCGGGACCCAAGGCGGCCCTGGCTGTGATCCGAGGTGGTGCTACACGAGCCTCCTGTGTCTTCTACCCGTGGCGCTTGCACCTGCTCTGTCTGCTGCGAGGCTGGCTGCCGCACCCGAGGGCCTGGTTCATTCGCCAGGACCTCAACATCTCTGCAGTTGCAGCCTGA
- the Hsd11b1l gene encoding hydroxysteroid 11-beta-dehydrogenase 1-like protein isoform X4, whose product MQARSAQATHWLVQVNFLSYVQLTKLALPSLTDSKGSLVVVSTLLGRVPVSFSTPYSAAKFALDSFFGSLRRELDVQDVNVAITMCVLGLRDPASTVEGVRGFMRAKASPGPKAALAVIRGGATRASCVFYPWRLHLLCLLRGWLPHPRAWFIRQDLNISAVAA is encoded by the exons ATGCAAGCCCGCAGCGCCCAGGCCACGCACTGGCTCGTGCAG GTGAACTTCCTGAGTTATGTGCAACTGACTAAGTTGGCGCTGCCCAGCCTGACTGACAGCAAGGGCTCGCTGGTGGTGGTGTCCACGTTGCTCG GCCGTGTGCCCGTGTCCTTCTCCACCCCCTACTCAGCGGCCAAGTTCGCGTTGGACAGCTTCTTCGGCTCCCTGCGGAGGGAGCTGGATGTTCAGGACGTGAATGTGGCCATCACCATGTGCGTCCTGGGCCTCCGGGATCCGGCCTCCACTGTGGAGGGAGTCAG GGGCTTCATGAGAGCCAAGGCGTCCCCGGGACCCAAGGCGGCCCTGGCTGTGATCCGAGGTGGTGCTACACGAGCCTCCTGTGTCTTCTACCCGTGGCGCTTGCACCTGCTCTGTCTGCTGCGAGGCTGGCTGCCGCACCCGAGGGCCTGGTTCATTCGCCAGGACCTCAACATCTCTGCAGTTGCAGCCTGA
- the Hsd11b1l gene encoding hydroxysteroid 11-beta-dehydrogenase 1-like protein isoform X2: protein MKVLLLTGLGALFSAYYWDDNFEPARLQGARVLLTGAAGGAGVGEELAYHYARLGSHLVLTAQAEALLQKVVGNCRKLGAPKVFYIAADMASPEAPERVVQFALDKLGGLDYLVLNHLGGLPAGMQARSAQATHWLVQVNFLSYVQLTKLALPSLTDSKGSLVVVSTLLGRVPVSFSTPYSAAKFALDSFFGSLRRELDVQDVNVAITMCVLGLRDPASTVEGVSPYHLPP from the exons ATGAAGGTGCTGCTCCTCACGGGGCTGGGGGCCCTGTTCTCCGCCTACTACTGGGACGACAACTTTGAGCCAG CCCGTCTCCAGGGAGCCCGCGTGCTGCTGACCGGGGCTGCGGGCGGCGCTGGTGTTGGTGAGGAGCTGGCCTATCACTACGCCCGCCTGGGCTCCCACCTGGTGCTCACTGCCCAGGCCGAGGCCCTCCTGCAGAAG GTGGTGGGGAACTGCCGGAAGCTGGGCGCCCCCAAGGTCTTCTACATCGCCGCGGACATGGCCTCCCCCGAGGCGCCCGAGCGCGTGGTGCAGTTTGCGCTGGACAAGCTGG GGGGTCTGGACTACCTCGTGCTGAACCACCTCGGCGGCCTTCCGGCCGGCATGCAAGCCCGCAGCGCCCAGGCCACGCACTGGCTCGTGCAG GTGAACTTCCTGAGTTATGTGCAACTGACTAAGTTGGCGCTGCCCAGCCTGACTGACAGCAAGGGCTCGCTGGTGGTGGTGTCCACGTTGCTCG GCCGTGTGCCCGTGTCCTTCTCCACCCCCTACTCAGCGGCCAAGTTCGCGTTGGACAGCTTCTTCGGCTCCCTGCGGAGGGAGCTGGATGTTCAGGACGTGAATGTGGCCATCACCATGTGCGTCCTGGGCCTCCGGGATCCGGCCTCCACTGTGGAGGGAGTCAG TCCCTACCATCTCCCTCCCTAG
- the Micos13 gene encoding MICOS complex subunit MIC13, translating into MVSRVWSVMRFLLKGSVAGGATYLVYDQDLLGSSDKSEAALRKAEEVVPPALHQFSQYVSRQTGLQIPQLPAPPKINFPIRESWNSGIIKVMSLLSAVPSKAQEYSREGWEYVKEHIK; encoded by the exons ATGGTGTCGCGAGTGTGGTCGGTGATGAG GTTCCTCCTCAAAGGCAGTGTGGCTGGTGGTGCCACCTACCTGGTGTATGACCAGGATCTGCTGGGGTCCAGTGACAAGAGTGAGGCCGCCCTGCGGAAGGCCGAGGAGGTGGTGCCCCCTGCCTTGCACCAGTTCAGCCAGTACGTGTCCCGGCAGACAGGCCTGCAGATACCACAG ctcccagcccctccaAAGATCAACTTTCCCATCCGCGAGTCCTGGAATTCAG GCATCATCAAGGTGATGTCCCTGCTGTCTGCGGTTCCCTCCAAGGCCCAGGAGTACTCCAGGGAGGGCTGGGAGTACGTGAAGGAGCACATCAAGTAG